A stretch of Campylobacter gracilis DNA encodes these proteins:
- the metE gene encoding 5-methyltetrahydropteroyltriglutamate--homocysteine S-methyltransferase produces MKSYVTGFPRIGEQRELKKALESYWAGKCDYDALERVAAELKDRHIKYQLDAWSGLISVNDFSYYDLMLDTSILFGVIPQRFAALSAHEQYFAMARGSKDAVAMEMTKWFNTNYHYIVPEISAYTEFSLNPSKILSEYKAAKNNDFKDSCALKINLIGPITYLALSKSSDKSDPLAHLDALVAKYEELLKLLSELDNEVVIQIDEPIFVTDRAAELAPKIEPVYHRLSKAASNVKIIFMTYFEHATEAVREIVKTDVWAIGLDFVYASEENIKKELQILKDAKTVLFTGVIDGRNIWKSDIDKKLAQLKAIEAYVPKERIYVGTSCSLLHVPFTLKYEDKLSTEIKSWLSFAVEKLSEISILTHLFFEIPMCEHGMKAYEENQKSAKTRASSPLIHDERVQSRAANLNKFERADRYEDRIKVQKKELGYGILPTTTIGSFPQTAELRQVRNAYKKGLIGREAYERDIKAYIDDCVKFQDEIGLDVLVHGEPERNDMVEYFGEQMSGYAFSANGWVQSYGSRCVKPPLLFGDVSRPRPMTVEWIKYAQSRTKKIMKGMLTGPVTMMNWSFVRDDKPRDQIVKQLALAIFDEISDLQDAGIKIVQVDEAAFKEGYPLRSENIPAYEKFAVSAFKLAVSAASAHTQIHTHMCYSEFNDIIKTIEAMDADVISIETARSGNELLRVFKSVGYKQEVGPGVYDIHSPRIPSVQELVSQIRALLEVLPKEQLWINPDCGLKTRKWEEVRPSLKNMVEAVRIIRTEA; encoded by the coding sequence ATGAAGAGTTACGTTACGGGCTTTCCGCGTATCGGAGAGCAGCGCGAGTTAAAGAAGGCTTTGGAGAGCTATTGGGCGGGCAAGTGCGATTATGACGCGCTAGAGCGGGTTGCTGCAGAGCTAAAAGATCGCCACATCAAATATCAGCTGGATGCTTGGAGCGGCTTAATTAGCGTAAACGACTTTTCATACTACGATTTGATGCTCGATACCAGCATACTTTTCGGCGTGATCCCGCAGCGCTTCGCGGCTCTTTCGGCGCACGAGCAGTATTTTGCGATGGCGCGCGGCAGCAAAGACGCAGTCGCGATGGAGATGACGAAGTGGTTTAACACAAACTACCACTATATCGTGCCCGAAATCTCTGCGTATACGGAATTTAGCCTAAATCCTAGTAAAATTTTAAGCGAGTATAAGGCCGCGAAAAATAATGATTTTAAGGATTCCTGCGCGCTAAAGATAAATTTAATCGGACCTATTACTTACTTGGCGCTTAGCAAATCAAGCGACAAAAGCGATCCACTCGCGCATTTAGATGCCCTTGTCGCGAAATACGAGGAACTGCTAAAGCTTCTTAGCGAGCTTGATAACGAGGTCGTAATTCAGATCGACGAGCCGATCTTCGTAACGGATCGCGCGGCTGAGCTAGCGCCAAAGATCGAGCCTGTTTATCATCGCCTAAGCAAGGCCGCAAGCAACGTAAAAATTATCTTTATGACCTATTTTGAGCATGCGACTGAGGCCGTGCGCGAGATAGTAAAGACCGATGTTTGGGCGATCGGGCTTGATTTTGTTTACGCAAGCGAGGAGAATATCAAAAAAGAGCTTCAAATTTTAAAAGACGCTAAGACCGTGCTTTTTACGGGCGTGATCGACGGGCGCAATATCTGGAAGAGCGACATCGACAAAAAGCTAGCCCAGCTCAAAGCTATCGAGGCCTACGTGCCTAAGGAGCGCATCTATGTGGGTACCTCCTGCTCGCTTTTACACGTGCCTTTCACGCTAAAATATGAGGACAAACTAAGCACCGAGATCAAATCCTGGCTAAGTTTCGCAGTCGAAAAACTAAGCGAAATTTCGATTTTAACCCATCTTTTCTTTGAAATTCCGATGTGCGAACACGGCATGAAAGCTTACGAAGAAAATCAAAAATCCGCTAAAACCCGCGCTAGCTCGCCACTTATTCATGACGAGCGAGTGCAAAGCCGCGCTGCAAATTTAAATAAATTCGAGCGCGCCGATCGCTACGAGGATCGCATCAAGGTGCAGAAAAAGGAGCTAGGCTATGGAATTTTACCTACCACTACGATCGGCTCCTTCCCTCAGACTGCCGAACTTCGCCAGGTTCGCAACGCCTACAAAAAGGGCTTAATTGGCCGCGAAGCCTACGAGCGCGACATCAAAGCCTACATCGATGACTGCGTTAAATTTCAAGATGAGATTGGTCTGGACGTGTTGGTTCACGGCGAGCCTGAGCGCAACGATATGGTCGAGTATTTCGGCGAGCAGATGAGCGGATACGCGTTTAGCGCCAACGGCTGGGTGCAGAGCTACGGCAGCCGCTGCGTGAAGCCGCCGTTACTTTTCGGCGACGTTAGCCGTCCAAGACCAATGACCGTGGAGTGGATCAAATACGCCCAAAGCCGCACTAAAAAGATTATGAAGGGCATGCTAACGGGACCTGTTACGATGATGAACTGGAGCTTCGTGCGCGACGATAAGCCTCGCGATCAGATAGTAAAACAGCTCGCACTTGCGATTTTTGATGAAATTTCGGATCTGCAAGACGCGGGCATCAAGATCGTTCAGGTAGATGAAGCGGCGTTTAAAGAGGGCTATCCGCTTAGATCCGAAAACATCCCTGCATACGAAAAATTTGCCGTTAGTGCTTTTAAGCTCGCTGTCAGCGCCGCAAGTGCTCACACGCAGATCCATACCCATATGTGCTATTCGGAGTTTAACGACATAATCAAAACGATAGAGGCGATGGATGCCGACGTCATCAGCATCGAGACCGCTCGCAGCGGCAACGAGCTGCTTCGAGTTTTCAAATCGGTCGGCTATAAGCAAGAGGTCGGTCCAGGCGTTTACGACATCCATAGCCCGCGAATTCCTAGTGTGCAGGAGCTCGTAAGCCAGATCCGCGCGCTACTTGAGGTGCTTCCTAAAGAGCAGCTGTGGATTAACCCGGACTGTGGTCTAAAAACCCGCAAATGGGAGGAGGTCCGCCCTAGCTTAAAAAATATGGTCGAGGCGGTAAGGATCATCCGCACAGAGGCGTAA
- a CDS encoding STT3 domain-containing protein has product MQKFRITNGECSRMDIFLIMMLVYIFGVACRFFWIYWASGIEQFSFDGELIMTTNDAFANAEGARDMIAGFHQPGDLSPYGASIPTLAFLLSKILPVSLNSITIYMSVFFAPLVVVPIILIAREYKILGAGIIAALLACVLPGYYVRTLGGYFDSDMLNVAMPLLTLWALIRLIERGEQSSFILPAVFMVIYDWWYPSSYSLNMAIIVIFLIYTLIFNRHNEENYKAIILMVVAVINFGAYYEGETIIVNYILLLKIALIAFLYFLMIKIPSHKSKKALWILGVIVAVIFIIFGGLAPIILRLKAYILKDVSKEEIFYFYGVRNTVNEVENANFMKFVLESSGHLFIFICAVGGLALLLIKFRSFILTSPMIALGVLALFGGTRFTMYATPMIALGFAYFIYFTLNYFEIRTWLRSTLLAILTCLVLIPSIDFIYKFRVAPTLTKDSIVPLAELKNKASREDYVLSWWDYGYLIRYYSDVKVVADPGGRQAGEYTFMSAFSFNKDEVSSANMARLNVEYTQKSQGKNFDPKLEDKFKLNLYQIQKDYAEADINKFLSSLNDKNFKLPQKTRDIYYYFVPQMIDILPNILKFSTVDIETGKESWTPFIHVGYDIRMGKDGESIIINDECTLPSIDPEYLIYDGKRMPINSYYQVGEVNGKLVKLSKQIDKNSNLYVIFLPDYQRILILDKKVFESAFIQLFVLENYDKDLFEPVYLSNSARIYKLLR; this is encoded by the coding sequence ATGCAAAAATTTAGAATTACAAACGGCGAATGCTCACGTATGGATATTTTTCTGATCATGATGCTGGTTTATATATTTGGCGTGGCGTGCAGGTTTTTTTGGATATATTGGGCTAGCGGGATCGAGCAGTTTTCTTTTGACGGCGAGCTCATCATGACCACGAACGACGCCTTTGCAAACGCCGAGGGTGCGCGCGATATGATAGCGGGCTTTCACCAGCCGGGCGATCTTAGCCCATATGGTGCGTCGATCCCAACTCTAGCATTTTTACTTAGCAAAATTTTGCCCGTCAGCCTAAATAGCATTACGATCTACATGAGCGTGTTTTTCGCGCCGCTGGTGGTCGTGCCGATTATTTTGATAGCAAGAGAGTATAAGATCCTGGGCGCCGGCATCATCGCGGCGCTGCTTGCTTGCGTGCTGCCGGGGTATTATGTCAGGACTTTGGGCGGATATTTTGATAGCGATATGTTAAATGTTGCTATGCCGCTGCTAACGCTATGGGCTTTGATTAGGCTCATAGAGCGAGGCGAGCAAAGTAGCTTTATTTTACCTGCCGTTTTTATGGTGATTTATGATTGGTGGTATCCTAGCTCGTATTCTCTAAATATGGCGATTATAGTGATATTTTTAATCTATACTTTGATTTTTAATAGACACAATGAGGAAAATTACAAAGCAATTATTCTTATGGTCGTTGCAGTTATAAATTTTGGCGCGTATTACGAAGGCGAGACAATAATCGTAAACTATATTTTATTGCTTAAGATTGCACTCATTGCGTTTTTATATTTTTTAATGATTAAAATTCCAAGCCATAAAAGCAAAAAGGCTCTTTGGATTTTGGGTGTGATCGTCGCAGTTATATTTATCATATTCGGCGGACTTGCGCCTATAATTTTGCGGCTTAAAGCCTATATCTTAAAGGATGTAAGCAAAGAGGAAATTTTCTACTTCTATGGCGTTAGAAATACGGTTAATGAGGTAGAAAACGCTAATTTCATGAAATTTGTGCTTGAATCTAGTGGGCATTTATTTATATTTATATGCGCCGTAGGAGGGCTGGCTCTACTGCTGATAAAATTCCGTTCGTTTATCTTAACCTCACCGATGATAGCGCTTGGAGTTTTAGCACTTTTCGGCGGAACTCGCTTTACAATGTACGCTACACCGATGATAGCGCTTGGATTTGCTTATTTTATATATTTCACGCTGAATTACTTTGAAATACGCACTTGGCTTAGAAGTACTTTGTTGGCTATTTTAACCTGTTTGGTGCTAATACCTAGCATAGATTTTATTTATAAATTCCGAGTTGCGCCTACGCTTACGAAAGACTCCATAGTGCCTCTTGCGGAGCTAAAAAATAAAGCCAGCAGAGAGGATTACGTGCTATCGTGGTGGGATTACGGATATTTAATCAGATATTACTCCGATGTAAAAGTAGTAGCTGATCCCGGAGGTAGACAGGCGGGAGAATATACTTTTATGAGTGCGTTTTCCTTTAATAAAGATGAGGTAAGCTCTGCTAATATGGCAAGACTTAATGTCGAATATACACAAAAGTCGCAAGGTAAAAACTTTGATCCTAAATTGGAAGATAAATTTAAACTAAACCTATATCAAATTCAAAAAGATTATGCCGAAGCGGATATCAATAAATTCTTAAGTTCTTTAAACGATAAAAATTTTAAGCTTCCACAGAAAACTAGGGATATATATTATTATTTCGTACCACAGATGATAGATATATTGCCTAATATCTTAAAATTTTCTACCGTAGATATAGAAACAGGTAAAGAATCTTGGACGCCATTTATTCATGTGGGTTATGATATTAGAATGGGTAAAGATGGAGAGAGTATCATAATAAATGATGAATGCACGCTGCCTAGCATCGATCCTGAATACCTAATCTATGATGGTAAAAGAATGCCTATTAATTCATATTATCAAGTGGGCGAAGTAAACGGCAAACTCGTCAAATTATCTAAGCAGATAGATAAAAATTCTAATCTTTACGTGATATTTTTACCGGATTACCAAAGAATTTTAATCTTAGATAAAAAGGTCTTTGAGTCAGCCTTCATCCAACTTTTTGTGCTGGAAAACTATGATAAAGATCTATTTGAGCCCGTTTATTTAAGTAATTCTGCGCGGATTTACAAGTTATTAAGATAA
- a CDS encoding multidrug effflux MFS transporter: MNSSKTSLSFLVVLSALMACTSLSTDVYLPAMPTMERQLHGDSELTITGFLIGFAIAQLVWGPISDRTGRKIPLFIGMALFAIGSVGCAMSDNMASVVFWRVFQAVGACVGPMLSRAMISDLFGSSQAAQMLSTLVIIMAIAPIVGPLLGGAILEFGSWHGIFWLMALASAIMFAMIFSLPETLPPQKRSTKPIVSSFRNYLRLLQDVKFMRYTLSVTFFYVAAYAFITGSSFVYIDYFGIPSKYYGFLFGINIVGVMALSFVNKKLVKRYALNHLLIVSTLVAALAASVLFTFTFFKTGGVLGVIIPMFFVFSMNGIIASCSNAAALDSVPQEMKGSAAALIGSLQYGSGILSSAMLAAFSAGTPWTMSWIIALFVWLSALAAYFNK, translated from the coding sequence TTGAACTCCTCAAAAACTTCACTATCTTTTTTAGTCGTGCTAAGTGCGCTTATGGCGTGCACATCGCTATCTACGGACGTATATCTGCCCGCTATGCCTACGATGGAGCGGCAGCTGCACGGAGACTCGGAGCTCACGATAACGGGCTTTTTGATCGGCTTTGCTATCGCGCAGCTCGTCTGGGGGCCTATCAGCGATAGGACCGGGCGTAAAATCCCGCTTTTTATCGGTATGGCGCTCTTTGCGATCGGATCAGTAGGATGCGCGATGTCGGACAATATGGCTAGCGTAGTGTTCTGGCGCGTGTTTCAGGCCGTGGGCGCGTGCGTAGGACCGATGCTAAGCAGGGCGATGATTAGCGATCTTTTCGGTAGCTCGCAGGCCGCGCAGATGCTCTCTACGCTAGTTATTATCATGGCGATAGCGCCGATAGTGGGTCCGTTATTGGGCGGCGCGATACTGGAGTTTGGCTCTTGGCATGGGATATTTTGGCTGATGGCGCTAGCTAGCGCGATTATGTTTGCGATGATTTTTTCTCTACCGGAGACCTTGCCGCCGCAAAAGCGCTCCACAAAGCCCATCGTATCGTCTTTTAGAAACTATCTAAGATTATTGCAAGACGTCAAATTTATGCGCTACACTCTTAGCGTGACGTTTTTCTACGTAGCCGCCTATGCCTTTATCACGGGCTCATCGTTTGTATATATCGATTATTTCGGCATTCCTAGCAAATACTACGGATTTTTATTCGGCATAAACATCGTAGGCGTCATGGCGCTAAGTTTCGTAAATAAAAAGCTGGTAAAGCGCTATGCGCTAAATCACCTGCTCATAGTCTCCACGCTCGTTGCCGCGCTTGCTGCCAGCGTGCTGTTTACGTTTACGTTTTTCAAAACGGGCGGCGTTCTTGGCGTGATAATCCCGATGTTTTTCGTTTTTAGTATGAACGGCATCATCGCTTCTTGCTCCAATGCCGCCGCTCTTGATAGCGTGCCGCAGGAGATGAAGGGCTCGGCCGCTGCGCTCATCGGCTCGTTGCAATACGGCAGCGGCATCCTCTCATCGGCGATGCTTGCGGCGTTTTCTGCGGGTACGCCGTGGACGATGTCTTGGATCATAGCTCTGTTTGTTTGGCTAAGCGCACTCGCGGCGTATTTTAATAAGTAA
- a CDS encoding saccharopine dehydrogenase family protein codes for MSNILIIGAGGVSQVATVKCAMNADVFSKITLASRTKSKCDAIAKLIKDRLGVAIDTAQIDADDTDAVVALIKKTGAELLLNVALPYQDLTLMDACSRAGIPYIDTANYEHPDTAKFEYKLQWAKDGEFKAANTMALLGSGFDPGVTNVFCAYAQQNLFDEIGEIDILDCNAGDHGYPFATNFNPEINLREVSAKGRYWERGEWKETGPMEIMFKWDYPKVGVKDSYLLYHEELESLVKNIKGLKRIRFFMTFGQSYLTHMKCLENVGMLRIDEVEHNGVKIVPIQFLKTLLPDPASLGPRTKGKTNIGCVIRGLKDGKERQVYIYNVCDHEACYAETGAQAVSYTTGVPAMIGSMMVAKGIWSGKGVFNMENFDAKPFMDELNKQGLPWEIIEMKPGERYEV; via the coding sequence ATGTCAAATATCTTAATCATAGGCGCGGGCGGCGTGAGCCAAGTCGCGACCGTAAAATGCGCGATGAACGCGGACGTTTTTAGCAAGATCACCCTTGCAAGCCGCACAAAAAGCAAATGCGACGCGATCGCTAAGCTTATCAAAGACCGCCTAGGCGTCGCTATCGACACCGCCCAGATCGACGCGGACGACACCGATGCCGTGGTCGCGCTCATCAAAAAAACGGGTGCCGAGCTACTGCTAAACGTCGCGCTGCCGTATCAGGACCTAACCCTCATGGACGCGTGCTCTCGCGCCGGCATACCATACATCGACACCGCAAACTACGAGCACCCCGACACCGCCAAATTTGAATACAAGCTACAGTGGGCGAAGGACGGCGAGTTTAAAGCCGCAAACACGATGGCGCTGCTGGGAAGCGGCTTTGATCCTGGCGTGACAAATGTATTTTGCGCCTACGCGCAGCAAAATCTCTTTGACGAGATCGGCGAGATCGACATCCTAGACTGCAACGCAGGCGATCACGGCTATCCGTTTGCGACGAATTTCAACCCCGAAATCAACCTGCGCGAAGTAAGCGCAAAAGGCCGCTACTGGGAGCGCGGCGAGTGGAAAGAAACGGGGCCGATGGAAATAATGTTTAAATGGGACTACCCGAAAGTAGGCGTCAAGGACAGCTACCTGCTCTACCACGAGGAGCTAGAAAGCCTCGTTAAAAACATCAAAGGGCTGAAGCGAATCCGCTTTTTTATGACTTTCGGGCAGAGCTATCTCACGCATATGAAGTGCCTAGAAAACGTCGGCATGCTACGCATCGACGAGGTAGAGCATAACGGCGTGAAAATCGTACCGATACAGTTTTTAAAGACGCTACTGCCGGATCCTGCAAGCCTCGGCCCTCGCACGAAGGGCAAAACAAACATCGGCTGCGTGATACGTGGCTTAAAAGACGGTAAAGAGCGCCAAGTCTATATCTACAACGTCTGCGACCACGAGGCTTGCTACGCTGAGACGGGTGCGCAGGCGGTGAGCTACACGACGGGCGTGCCTGCGATGATCGGCTCGATGATGGTCGCAAAGGGCATTTGGAGCGGAAAAGGCGTCTTTAATATGGAGAATTTCGACGCCAAGCCTTTCATGGACGAGCTAAATAAACAGGGCTTGCCGTGGGAGATAATCGAAATGAAACCCGGCGAGAGGTATGAAGTCTAA
- a CDS encoding YgaP family membrane protein codes for MQKPLFSSWWGLVGLVPFIVGVTGFCPACYFLNRCSLKR; via the coding sequence TTGCAAAAGCCGTTGTTTAGCAGCTGGTGGGGGCTGGTCGGACTAGTGCCCTTTATCGTGGGTGTCACGGGATTTTGTCCAGCTTGCTACTTTTTAAACCGCTGTTCGCTAAAGCGCTAA
- a CDS encoding LysE/ArgO family amino acid transporter encodes MNSLPIGIFLQGAALMLSLIVAIGAQNIFVISQGLAKNHVAAVCMVCALSDAVFTAVGIFLIGGALKQGSLLTQILGIGGIIFLLCYALSSFFSAYKGSHFAKIQNSANSPLAPVVAKALAVTLLNPHAYLDTVVVVGSLGATIADAQKPWFYVGVMFVSFAWFFGLGYGSRALSKLFASSRAWRIIDALVGVLMLYMAYLIAKFVFKI; translated from the coding sequence TTGAACTCCTTACCGATCGGAATTTTCTTGCAAGGAGCCGCGCTGATGCTCTCGCTCATCGTTGCTATCGGCGCGCAAAATATCTTCGTCATCTCCCAAGGCCTTGCGAAAAACCACGTCGCGGCTGTTTGCATGGTTTGCGCGCTAAGCGATGCCGTATTTACGGCCGTAGGGATATTTTTAATCGGCGGCGCTCTTAAGCAGGGCTCGCTTCTTACCCAAATTTTAGGCATAGGCGGGATCATATTTCTGCTCTGCTACGCGCTAAGCTCGTTTTTTAGCGCCTATAAGGGCTCGCATTTTGCCAAGATTCAAAACTCGGCAAATAGCCCGCTGGCGCCCGTCGTAGCCAAGGCTCTCGCGGTGACGCTTCTAAATCCGCACGCGTATTTAGACACCGTCGTGGTCGTGGGCTCACTCGGCGCTACGATCGCAGATGCCCAAAAGCCGTGGTTTTACGTGGGAGTTATGTTCGTATCGTTTGCATGGTTTTTCGGCTTGGGCTACGGCTCGCGGGCGCTTTCAAAGCTTTTTGCAAGTAGCAGAGCGTGGCGCATAATCGACGCGCTAGTGGGAGTTTTGATGCTATATATGGCGTATCTGATCGCGAAGTTTGTCTTTAAAATTTAA
- the fdh3B gene encoding formate dehydrogenase FDH3 subunit beta — MPARLKFYVDVERCIACYGCQVACSSAHEVPVQINRRKVITLNEGIEGQEVSSSIACQHCTDAPCAQVCPVQCFYIRTDGVVLHDKDKCIGCGYCLYACPFGAPQFPRDGAFGIKGAMDKCTMCAGGPEPTFSHEELHKYGQNRIAEGKVPMCAAICCTNALIVGDASRVSEVYRKRVLTRGVSL, encoded by the coding sequence ATGCCGGCAAGATTAAAATTTTACGTCGATGTCGAGCGTTGCATCGCTTGCTATGGTTGCCAGGTAGCCTGCAGCTCGGCGCACGAGGTTCCCGTGCAGATCAATAGGCGCAAGGTTATCACTTTAAACGAGGGCATAGAGGGGCAGGAGGTTTCAAGCTCTATCGCTTGCCAACACTGCACCGATGCGCCTTGCGCGCAGGTTTGTCCGGTTCAATGCTTCTATATCAGAACCGACGGCGTCGTTTTACACGACAAAGATAAATGTATCGGCTGCGGATACTGCCTCTACGCGTGTCCGTTCGGTGCTCCGCAATTCCCTAGAGACGGAGCTTTCGGTATCAAAGGCGCGATGGATAAGTGCACTATGTGCGCGGGTGGACCGGAGCCTACGTTTTCGCACGAGGAACTGCATAAATACGGTCAAAACCGCATCGCAGAGGGCAAGGTTCCGATGTGCGCGGCGATCTGTTGCACGAACGCTCTAATCGTGGGCGACGCGAGCAGAGTTTCGGAGGTTTATCGCAAGCGCGTACTTACGCGCGGCGTGAGCCTATAA